The following proteins come from a genomic window of Patescibacteria group bacterium:
- a CDS encoding phage terminase large subunit, translating to MNTQELTKQFNKLGEEWLKGYQVKEWQYGKKKYKFLPEQIKFLNSKARFQILYGGLGSGKTLAMLSKMLLLCWFFPNSEFLLGRRYVADLEKTILPLLWELIPNAKWYKHRVKSGIVEFFNGSKIIFFGLDALMSGSLSDIRKANQSLKGMNLSGFALDQAEEIEKSVFLTLCGRLRRTTSPIRCAFLNMNPANFWVYPEFIQNVNKRTDFETFQFSMLDNPYLPDDYLQDQLQHDENYIQRYVKGNWDISLLLQNNVFATEYIKKFEAMVKEPIAVEEGFEIWEQPMNKFYQIGVDGSEGVIDPSSISVISSDGQKVAKFNGKIPIPALIEKTRFIYEKYNKRSSLTPLIIPEVNASGQALLLGISDLNIYRRTTFDTSSWGRKETQKLGWKTSYQTKQALISNFQDLLRKDLVSIYDKQTCEEFKTFVWNDSARQSGAGAERSFHDDDVISTLLGFWEMEDKDIITSRKSLFEQFENYKEKKITFEKIGDKVKSQKKVQAILDRRSRGNAYE from the coding sequence ATGAATACACAAGAACTGACAAAACAATTTAATAAACTGGGTGAAGAATGGCTTAAGGGTTATCAAGTCAAAGAGTGGCAGTATGGAAAAAAGAAATATAAATTTCTGCCAGAGCAGATTAAGTTCCTGAATAGCAAAGCAAGATTTCAGATTTTGTATGGAGGTTTAGGTTCTGGTAAAACTCTAGCAATGTTGAGTAAAATGCTTCTGCTTTGTTGGTTCTTTCCTAATTCTGAATTTCTGTTGGGCAGACGTTATGTTGCAGACCTTGAAAAAACAATTTTGCCTTTGCTGTGGGAGTTAATTCCAAATGCCAAATGGTATAAGCACAGGGTTAAGTCAGGCATTGTTGAGTTTTTTAATGGCAGTAAAATTATATTTTTTGGTTTAGACGCTTTAATGAGCGGAAGCCTGTCAGACATCAGAAAAGCCAACCAGTCTTTGAAAGGAATGAACCTGTCAGGATTTGCCCTAGACCAAGCAGAAGAAATTGAAAAATCAGTTTTTCTAACCTTGTGTGGAAGATTGAGGAGGACAACTTCTCCAATCAGATGTGCTTTTTTAAATATGAATCCTGCTAACTTTTGGGTTTATCCTGAATTTATACAGAATGTAAATAAGAGAACTGATTTTGAAACTTTTCAATTCTCAATGCTAGATAATCCTTATTTGCCAGATGACTATTTGCAAGACCAGTTGCAACACGATGAGAATTACATTCAAAGGTATGTTAAGGGAAATTGGGACATATCCCTATTGTTGCAGAACAATGTTTTTGCCACAGAATACATAAAAAAGTTTGAAGCAATGGTGAAAGAACCGATTGCTGTTGAAGAAGGATTTGAAATCTGGGAGCAACCAATGAATAAGTTTTATCAGATTGGGGTTGATGGAAGTGAAGGTGTCATTGACCCAAGTAGTATAAGTGTTATTTCTTCTGATGGTCAGAAAGTTGCAAAGTTTAATGGCAAGATTCCTATTCCTGCCTTAATAGAAAAGACAAGATTCATTTATGAAAAATATAACAAAAGGAGCAGTTTAACTCCCCTAATAATTCCAGAAGTAAATGCTAGTGGTCAGGCTCTTTTATTGGGTATTAGTGATCTAAACATTTATAGAAGAACAACTTTTGATACTAGCTCTTGGGGAAGAAAAGAAACCCAGAAGCTCGGCTGGAAAACAAGCTATCAAACTAAACAAGCCCTGATTAGTAATTTTCAGGACTTATTAAGAAAAGATTTAGTTAGTATCTATGATAAGCAAACTTGTGAAGAATTTAAAACGTTTGTCTGGAATGATTCAGCACGGCAGTCAGGAGCAGGAGCAGAACGTTCCTTTCACGATGATGATGTTATTTCAACTCTGTTAGGATTCTGGGAAATGGAAGATAAAGACATAATCACTTCCAGAAAATCTTTATTTGAACAATTTGAAAATTACAAAGAAAAGAAAATTACTTTTGAAAAAATAGGAGATAAAGTAAAAAGCCAAAAGAAAGTTCAAGCAATACTGGACAGAAGGAGCAGAGGCAATGCTTATGAATAA
- a CDS encoding class I SAM-dependent methyltransferase, whose protein sequence is MLGTRISFIKESIVGQSILDIGNLGGDGKLFKELQVMFPQIIGLDNNKRLAKKLNLKNQVIGNADDLPFKDETFDTIIMAELLEHTYSPQSFISEAKRVLKTNGLLILTTPNPYALHRILRFLLKREDSIGDEDHKLFYTPNAIERLLKGFKVEITSDKLNKRYLPSLRMLGGHLCVKAIKKDI, encoded by the coding sequence ATGTTAGGAACACGAATCAGTTTCATAAAAGAAAGTATTGTTGGTCAATCAATTTTAGACATAGGCAATTTAGGAGGAGATGGAAAACTATTTAAAGAACTTCAAGTTATGTTTCCACAAATAATTGGATTAGATAATAATAAAAGATTAGCCAAGAAATTAAATTTAAAGAATCAAGTAATAGGAAATGCCGATGACTTACCTTTTAAAGATGAAACCTTTGATACAATTATAATGGCAGAGTTATTAGAACATACATATTCTCCACAATCTTTTATATCAGAAGCGAAAAGAGTTTTAAAAACGAATGGATTATTGATTCTAACTACTCCTAATCCTTATGCTCTTCATAGAATTTTGAGATTTTTACTAAAAAGAGAAGACAGCATAGGAGATGAAGACCACAAACTTTTTTATACTCCAAATGCCATTGAGAGATTATTAAAAGGATTTAAGGTTGAAATAACAAGCGATAAACTTAATAAAAGATATTTGCCAAGTTTGAGAATGTTAGGTGGGCATTTGTGTGTTAAAGCAATTAAAAAAGACATATAA